From Psychroflexus torquis ATCC 700755, the proteins below share one genomic window:
- the ileS gene encoding isoleucine--tRNA ligase: MSNKFPEYKGLDLPRIADDIITFWDENAIFKKSVDEREGAEPFIFFEGPPSANGMPGIHHVMARSIKDIFCRYKTQKGFQVKRKAGWDTHGLPVELKVEKELGISKEDIGTKISVEDYNKACKEAVMRYTDVWNDLTKKIGYWVDMENPYVTYKSKYMETVWWLLSEIYKKGLVYKGYTIQPYSPKAGTGLSSHELNQPGTYQDVTDTTVTAQFKAIKSTLPKDLHDIEGEIYFLAWTTTPWTLPSNTALTVGKKIDYVVVKSYNQYTFEPTNIIAAKDLISSLFKKKFLKVDSEEELKSYKEGDKKIPYFISKAVKGKDLVESRYEQLMKFAQPYYTPENAFRVIVGDFVTTQDGTGIVHTAPTFGADDAMVCKQAQPEVPGMLVKDENDNLVPLVDLKGRFRPEVGHLSGKYVKNEYYEDGEAPEKSVDVEIAIQMKEENKAFLVEKYVHSYPNCWRTDKPILYYPLDSWFIKVTDFKDRMHDLNKTINWKPVSTGEGRFGNWLANANDWNLSRSRYWGIPLPIWRTEEGKEEIIIGSIKELKEEIQKAIDAGVMEFDPFAEFDINDLSDENYETVDLHKNIVDQITLVSPSGHPMKREADLIDVWFDSGSMPYAQWHYPFENKEKVENTWRSADFIAEGVDQTRGWFYTLHAIATMIFDDVAYKNVVSNGLVLDKKGQKMSKRLGNAADPFETLKTYGPDATRWYMITNANPWDNLKFDLDGIGEVQRKFFGTLYNTYSFFSMYANLDHFEYKEEDIELSKRPEIDRWILSELNTLIQTVDEFFASYEPTKATRAISEFVQENMSNWYVRLSRRRFWKGEYESDKISAYQTLFTCLKTIAQLSAPVAPFFSDRLYKDLTSSTHGDHKESVHLDKFPKQDLVYIDKELEHKMQMAQSISSLALSLRKKEMIKVRQPLKRIMIPVLDSNIKEQIAEVAELIKSEINVKTIEFIDDTSGILVKDVKPNFKVLGPRFGKEMRHVAQAIQKMDAKDISHIESQKVIELQVNGEATMISLEEVEILSQDIEGWLVASGNGLTVALDVTLNEELINEGIARELVNRIQNLRKDSGLEVTDRIAIKLQDGKFLSKAVHDNLDYIKTETLTNTINLTEKVENGIPIEFDDVVTVLAIEKQT; encoded by the coding sequence ATGAGCAACAAATTTCCTGAGTATAAAGGACTTGACCTTCCAAGAATCGCAGATGATATCATCACTTTTTGGGATGAAAATGCTATTTTTAAGAAAAGTGTAGACGAGCGAGAAGGCGCGGAGCCCTTTATTTTCTTTGAGGGCCCACCATCTGCTAACGGGATGCCTGGAATACATCACGTGATGGCTCGAAGCATTAAAGACATTTTTTGCAGATATAAAACTCAAAAGGGATTTCAAGTTAAACGTAAAGCAGGGTGGGATACCCATGGTTTACCTGTAGAACTTAAAGTTGAAAAAGAACTTGGAATTTCAAAAGAAGATATTGGAACCAAAATTTCGGTAGAAGATTACAACAAAGCCTGTAAGGAAGCTGTAATGCGATACACCGATGTATGGAATGACTTAACCAAGAAGATAGGCTATTGGGTAGATATGGAAAATCCATACGTTACCTACAAGTCAAAATACATGGAAACCGTATGGTGGTTATTATCCGAGATTTATAAAAAAGGTTTAGTTTACAAAGGTTACACTATACAGCCTTACTCGCCTAAAGCAGGAACTGGACTAAGTTCTCATGAACTTAATCAGCCAGGAACCTATCAAGATGTTACCGATACAACGGTGACCGCTCAGTTCAAAGCTATTAAATCTACATTGCCAAAAGACTTACACGATATAGAAGGGGAGATTTATTTCTTAGCTTGGACCACAACACCTTGGACACTGCCAAGTAATACTGCACTTACCGTAGGAAAAAAGATTGATTATGTCGTGGTGAAATCTTACAATCAATACACGTTCGAACCTACCAATATTATAGCTGCCAAAGATCTTATCTCTTCGCTCTTCAAAAAGAAGTTTTTGAAAGTCGACTCAGAAGAAGAACTTAAAAGTTATAAAGAAGGCGATAAAAAAATCCCTTATTTTATTTCCAAAGCTGTTAAAGGAAAAGATCTAGTAGAATCTAGATATGAGCAATTAATGAAGTTTGCTCAACCCTATTACACCCCAGAAAACGCATTTAGAGTTATCGTGGGTGACTTTGTTACGACACAAGATGGGACAGGAATAGTTCATACCGCTCCTACTTTTGGTGCAGATGATGCCATGGTTTGTAAACAAGCTCAACCAGAAGTTCCGGGGATGCTGGTGAAAGATGAGAATGATAACCTGGTTCCTCTTGTCGATTTGAAAGGAAGATTCCGACCAGAAGTTGGTCATCTAAGTGGCAAATATGTCAAAAACGAATACTACGAGGATGGAGAAGCTCCCGAAAAATCTGTAGATGTTGAAATAGCCATTCAGATGAAGGAGGAAAATAAAGCCTTTTTAGTAGAAAAATATGTTCACTCTTATCCAAATTGTTGGAGAACTGATAAGCCTATCCTTTATTATCCTCTAGATTCTTGGTTTATTAAAGTAACTGACTTTAAAGATAGAATGCACGACCTCAACAAAACAATCAACTGGAAACCGGTTTCTACTGGCGAAGGTCGTTTTGGGAACTGGCTTGCAAATGCTAACGATTGGAACCTATCTCGCTCAAGATACTGGGGAATCCCTCTCCCGATTTGGAGAACTGAAGAAGGCAAAGAAGAAATCATCATTGGGTCTATAAAAGAGCTTAAAGAAGAAATTCAAAAAGCTATAGACGCAGGTGTCATGGAGTTTGATCCTTTTGCAGAATTCGATATCAACGACCTCAGTGATGAAAATTATGAAACTGTAGACCTACATAAAAACATCGTTGATCAAATCACCTTGGTATCTCCTTCTGGACACCCTATGAAGAGAGAGGCAGACCTGATAGATGTGTGGTTCGATTCTGGATCTATGCCTTATGCACAATGGCATTATCCTTTTGAAAATAAAGAAAAGGTCGAAAACACCTGGCGATCTGCAGACTTTATTGCTGAAGGTGTAGACCAAACCCGAGGTTGGTTTTATACCTTACATGCCATTGCTACTATGATTTTTGATGATGTAGCCTATAAAAATGTAGTCTCCAACGGACTGGTTTTAGATAAAAAAGGACAAAAAATGTCCAAGCGTTTAGGGAATGCTGCCGATCCTTTTGAAACTTTAAAAACCTATGGCCCAGATGCTACTCGCTGGTATATGATTACCAATGCTAACCCATGGGATAATTTGAAGTTTGATTTAGATGGAATTGGAGAAGTTCAACGTAAATTTTTCGGAACGCTTTACAACACCTATTCCTTTTTCTCTATGTATGCCAATTTGGATCATTTTGAGTACAAAGAAGAGGATATTGAATTGTCTAAGCGGCCTGAAATTGACCGTTGGATACTTTCAGAATTAAACACGCTTATACAAACCGTTGATGAGTTCTTTGCGAGTTACGAACCTACAAAGGCCACACGAGCAATTTCAGAATTTGTTCAAGAAAATATGAGTAACTGGTATGTGAGATTGAGTCGAAGACGCTTCTGGAAAGGAGAATATGAAAGCGATAAAATTTCAGCCTACCAAACCTTGTTCACCTGTTTAAAGACGATTGCACAGCTTTCTGCTCCAGTAGCCCCTTTCTTTTCAGACAGACTCTATAAAGATTTAACATCAAGTACACATGGGGATCACAAAGAGAGTGTACATTTAGATAAATTTCCAAAACAAGATCTTGTATATATTGACAAAGAATTAGAACACAAGATGCAGATGGCACAGAGCATCTCATCGCTTGCTTTATCCTTGCGAAAGAAAGAAATGATTAAAGTAAGGCAGCCTTTAAAAAGGATAATGATTCCAGTTTTGGACTCTAATATTAAAGAACAAATCGCTGAAGTGGCTGAGCTTATTAAATCTGAAATTAATGTGAAAACAATAGAGTTTATAGATGATACCTCCGGCATTCTCGTGAAAGACGTTAAGCCTAACTTTAAAGTATTAGGCCCTCGATTTGGCAAGGAAATGAGGCATGTAGCACAAGCTATCCAAAAGATGGATGCTAAGGATATCTCACACATTGAAAGCCAAAAAGTGATTGAGCTACAGGTAAATGGAGAAGCTACTATGATCAGCCTCGAAGAAGTTGAAATCCTTTCTCAAGACATTGAAGGATGGTTGGTTGCTAGTGGAAATGGATTGACAGTGGCACTTGATGTCACTCTTAACGAAGAACTTATAAATGAAGGAATTGCAAGAGAGCTGGTCAACAGAATTCAAAACTTAAGGAAAGATTCTGGCCTTGAAGTGACCGATAGAATCGCTATCAAACTTCAAGATGGAAAATTTCTTTCTAAAGCTGTTCACGATAACTTAGACTATATAAAAACAGAAACCCTAACCAATACTATAAATCTAACAGAGAAAGTTGAAAACGGAATACCGATAGAATTTGATGATGTGGTTACCGTTTTAGCTATTGAAAAACAAACATAA
- a CDS encoding TraR/DksA family transcriptional regulator, with protein MTEQRRQKEYYSDNDLAEFKKLILDKIEKAQKQLQLYEDAYKNGSNNDTEDTAPTFKSFDDGSNTLSKEANSQLAIRQGKFIRDLKNALIRIENKTYGICRVTGKLIRKERLILVPHATLSMEAKNKQ; from the coding sequence ATGACAGAACAAAGAAGACAAAAGGAATATTATTCCGATAACGACCTAGCAGAATTCAAAAAACTGATTCTAGACAAAATTGAAAAAGCTCAAAAGCAACTTCAGTTATACGAAGATGCTTACAAGAACGGAAGCAACAACGACACAGAAGATACCGCTCCAACCTTTAAATCGTTTGACGACGGGAGTAACACCTTAAGTAAAGAGGCCAATTCTCAATTGGCTATTCGCCAAGGTAAATTTATCCGTGATTTGAAAAATGCTCTAATCCGTATTGAAAATAAGACATATGGAATCTGCCGTGTGACTGGCAAATTGATTCGTAAAGAACGTTTGATATTAGTCCCGCATGCCACCTTGAGCATGGAGGCTAAAAACAAACAATAA
- a CDS encoding CYTH domain-containing protein — protein sequence MQEIERKFLVHSDVYKREAFKSSKIAQGFLNSEKSRTVRVRITDKKGFLTVKGLSSASGLSRFEWETEVPYEEAKALLKLCEPGQIEKRRYYVNVGKHIFEVDEFYGENQGLTIAEIELSTEDETFETPDWLAKEVTGEVKYFNSMLSKTPYKQWT from the coding sequence ATGCAAGAGATTGAACGTAAATTTCTAGTCCATTCCGATGTTTATAAGCGAGAAGCTTTTAAAAGCTCAAAAATTGCACAGGGCTTTCTCAATTCTGAAAAGTCCAGAACAGTTAGGGTTCGTATTACTGATAAAAAAGGATTTTTGACGGTCAAGGGGCTAAGCTCAGCTTCCGGATTATCTAGATTTGAGTGGGAAACTGAAGTTCCTTATGAAGAGGCTAAAGCCCTACTTAAATTATGCGAGCCTGGTCAAATTGAAAAGAGGCGCTATTATGTTAATGTGGGAAAACACATTTTTGAAGTCGACGAATTTTATGGAGAAAACCAAGGATTAACCATCGCTGAAATTGAACTCTCTACTGAGGATGAAACTTTTGAGACGCCTGATTGGTTAGCCAAAGAGGTTACAGGCGAGGTCAAGTATTTCAATTCAATGCTTTCTAAAACTCCCTACAAACAGTGGACATAA
- a CDS encoding HIT family protein, whose protein sequence is MPTLFSKIISGDIPSYKVAEDDDFIAFLDINPNAKGHTLCVPKKEVNKIFDLDDKSYLSLMAFSKTVAHGLESVVNCKRIGMAVVGLEVPHVHVHLIPLQTMDDMRFEKKVSLTEDEFQELAKSIREKITI, encoded by the coding sequence ATGCCAACATTATTTTCTAAAATTATTTCAGGAGATATACCGTCTTATAAAGTAGCAGAAGACGATGACTTTATCGCTTTTCTGGATATCAATCCTAATGCTAAAGGCCATACACTTTGCGTTCCGAAGAAGGAAGTTAATAAGATTTTTGATCTAGACGATAAGAGCTATTTAAGTCTAATGGCCTTCTCCAAGACAGTAGCTCATGGTCTTGAGTCTGTCGTCAATTGTAAACGAATTGGTATGGCTGTAGTTGGTCTTGAAGTCCCACACGTCCATGTTCACCTTATTCCTTTACAAACGATGGATGATATGCGTTTTGAAAAGAAAGTGTCTTTAACAGAAGATGAGTTTCAAGAGTTAGCCAAATCGATTAGAGAAAAAATAACTATTTAA
- a CDS encoding GNAT family N-acyltransferase: MGFITASEIANGLNLSKFGILGNVMGNFIMQTTRISELNEIYDQYAHLKGLEFVDAVLLHLDVEFEIPEKDLKRIPKTGPFVTISNHPLGAVDGLILIKLFLERRPDFKVVANFLLHRLLPLRPYIMPVNPFETRKEVKSSLSGLKQALAHIKSGSPFGVFPAGEVSTYQEGRRVVDKPWSDEAIKLIKKVEVPVIPVYFHARNSASFYRLSKLNDALRTAKLPSEMLNQGHRPIRVRIGNPISVADQNDLPDLNDYSSFLRQKTYFLANSFEKKSLLKNLPKQIIFPIKRQPKTIANEIACEALEREVQACRDESKRLLVSHNYEVFISERKYIPNIVLEIGRLREITFRSVGEGTNKSVDLDRYDDFYQHMFLWDNQAKKLAGAYRMGLGKDIYKKHGIDGFYLNELFRFEPELHKMLSESIEMGRAFITAEYQQKPMPLFLLWKGIVHCTLRYPEHKYLIGGVSISNKFSNFSKSMMIEFMKSNYYDPYVAQFVRPKKEFKVKLKDADKDFIFDSTKANLNKFDKIIDEIEPGNLRLPVLIKKYIKQNAKVVAFNVDPLFNNSVDGLMYILIEDIPESTVRPVMEEFQAELEQRNSN; this comes from the coding sequence ATGGGTTTTATTACTGCTAGTGAAATTGCAAATGGTCTCAATTTATCCAAATTTGGGATACTTGGGAATGTAATGGGTAACTTCATTATGCAGACGACTAGGATTTCAGAACTCAATGAAATTTATGATCAATATGCTCACTTGAAAGGGCTTGAATTTGTAGATGCTGTTCTTCTGCATCTCGATGTAGAGTTTGAAATTCCCGAAAAAGACCTCAAGCGTATTCCTAAAACAGGACCTTTTGTTACGATTTCTAATCATCCTTTAGGAGCTGTAGATGGCTTAATCCTTATTAAATTATTTTTAGAACGCCGTCCTGACTTTAAGGTAGTCGCTAATTTTTTGCTTCATCGGTTATTGCCTTTAAGGCCCTACATCATGCCAGTAAACCCTTTTGAAACTAGAAAAGAGGTCAAGTCGAGCCTTTCTGGATTAAAGCAAGCCCTAGCTCACATAAAGTCGGGAAGTCCTTTTGGGGTTTTCCCTGCAGGAGAAGTTTCGACCTATCAGGAAGGTCGACGGGTGGTTGATAAACCCTGGTCTGACGAGGCGATTAAGTTGATTAAAAAAGTAGAAGTCCCTGTGATTCCAGTATATTTTCACGCTAGGAATTCCGCTTCTTTTTATCGCTTATCCAAGCTGAATGACGCGCTCAGAACTGCAAAGCTTCCCAGCGAAATGCTTAATCAAGGGCATAGACCTATTCGTGTAAGGATAGGAAATCCAATTTCGGTAGCAGATCAAAATGATTTACCAGATTTGAATGATTATTCAAGTTTTTTAAGGCAAAAAACCTATTTCCTAGCAAATTCATTCGAAAAGAAATCGCTATTGAAAAATCTCCCTAAGCAGATTATATTTCCTATAAAACGACAACCAAAGACCATTGCTAACGAAATAGCTTGTGAAGCCCTAGAAAGAGAAGTACAAGCCTGTAGAGATGAGTCAAAACGGCTTTTGGTGAGTCATAATTATGAGGTTTTTATTTCAGAGCGTAAGTACATCCCAAATATAGTCTTAGAAATAGGTAGGTTAAGGGAAATTACCTTTAGGTCTGTAGGGGAGGGAACTAATAAATCGGTAGACCTAGATCGTTATGATGATTTCTATCAGCATATGTTTTTGTGGGATAATCAAGCCAAGAAATTAGCGGGAGCTTATAGAATGGGTCTAGGAAAGGATATCTATAAAAAACATGGGATTGATGGTTTTTACCTCAATGAGCTTTTCCGATTTGAACCCGAATTGCATAAGATGTTAAGCGAGTCCATAGAAATGGGTCGTGCGTTTATAACCGCTGAGTATCAACAAAAGCCAATGCCTCTTTTCTTACTCTGGAAAGGAATTGTTCACTGTACGTTGAGGTATCCAGAACATAAATACCTTATTGGAGGAGTGAGCATCAGTAATAAATTCTCTAACTTTTCAAAATCCATGATGATTGAATTTATGAAATCCAATTATTACGATCCCTACGTGGCTCAATTTGTAAGACCCAAAAAAGAGTTTAAAGTCAAGCTAAAAGATGCTGACAAAGATTTTATTTTTGATTCTACTAAGGCTAATTTAAATAAATTTGATAAAATTATAGATGAAATTGAACCTGGTAACCTTAGGCTTCCAGTTCTCATCAAAAAGTATATTAAGCAAAATGCTAAAGTTGTTGCTTTTAATGTCGATCCACTATTCAATAATTCTGTAGACGGGCTAATGTATATTCTTATAGAAGATATCCCTGAAAGTACTGTGAGGCCTGTTATGGAAGAATTTCAGGCCGAATTGGAACAACGTAACTCTAATTAA
- a CDS encoding LacI family DNA-binding transcriptional regulator — MIILTLCYSVMITLKELAKQLNVSVSTVSKALHDAKDISEGTKKRIKEAAQLYNYRPNKTALALKVNKTNTIGVIIPDILNPFFAQVLHGIEDYATEHNYDTIVCVSHDQLKKEAQSLDLLMQGRVDGFILSLSSESLAQDNFLHIDQIALNKKGLVLFDRTTDQVDCDKVVIDDKRSVYDATRILISKGKTKIAFVSNIEDLNLGQLRKEGYENALRDHGIEVNYSLNLDLTGSSDPHGLIKAFLSMQEIDGVISADNTSSLMFKSILKSERPDTNSEIPLIGFSDEKNSLLSYPRIDYIDQNAMKIGSKAAELLINRLESKDLTSKPITFEMPTEIHLY; from the coding sequence TTGATAATTTTAACTTTATGCTACTCTGTTATGATCACTTTAAAGGAACTTGCTAAACAACTAAATGTCTCTGTCTCTACCGTGTCTAAAGCACTTCATGATGCTAAAGATATCAGTGAAGGCACCAAAAAGCGCATCAAAGAAGCTGCGCAACTTTATAATTATAGACCCAATAAAACGGCTCTTGCACTTAAAGTTAATAAAACCAACACGATAGGGGTCATTATACCTGATATCTTAAATCCTTTTTTTGCTCAAGTACTTCATGGCATCGAAGATTATGCAACAGAACATAATTACGATACCATTGTTTGCGTAAGCCATGATCAGTTGAAAAAAGAGGCGCAAAGCCTTGATTTATTGATGCAAGGACGAGTGGATGGGTTTATTCTTTCCTTATCTTCAGAAAGTCTAGCTCAGGATAATTTTTTACACATAGACCAAATTGCACTAAATAAAAAAGGATTAGTTTTATTTGATCGGACTACAGATCAAGTTGACTGCGACAAGGTCGTCATTGATGATAAGAGATCGGTTTATGATGCCACACGAATTTTAATTTCTAAAGGCAAAACCAAAATTGCTTTTGTAAGCAATATAGAGGACCTAAACTTAGGTCAGTTGAGGAAAGAAGGCTATGAAAATGCACTTAGGGATCATGGCATAGAAGTTAACTACAGTTTAAATTTGGATCTTACGGGATCTTCAGACCCTCATGGTCTTATTAAAGCCTTCCTGTCTATGCAGGAGATCGATGGTGTCATTTCAGCAGATAATACCTCTTCCCTGATGTTTAAGAGTATTTTAAAATCAGAAAGGCCTGATACCAATTCTGAAATCCCGCTGATTGGATTTTCAGATGAGAAAAACTCACTTTTGAGCTACCCAAGAATCGACTATATAGATCAAAATGCAATGAAAATTGGATCTAAAGCTGCTGAATTACTCATTAATAGACTGGAGTCTAAAGACCTTACCTCCAAGCCTATTACTTTTGAAATGCCTACTGAAATACATCTTTATTAA
- the bglX gene encoding beta-glucosidase BglX: protein MKYLRLMYLGLVVLFLACQHSPNSEKDASKEIDQQVDELLSKMTLEEKIGQMNQYSGFMDFTGPQPNEGKAANKLEQIKKGLVGSMLNVHGVENIKAVQKIAVEESRLGIPLIFGFDVIHGYKTVSPIPLAEAASWDLKAIQRSAEVAAEEASAAGINWTFAPMVDISRDARWGRVMEGAGEDPFLGSEIAKARIQGFQGDDLSAVNTVAATAKHFAAYGFAEAGREYNTVDIGTSTLYNVVFPPFRASLEAEVKTVMNAFNVVNGIPSTGDKFLLRDILKGKWNFQGFVVSDWDSVGEMVAHGFAKNGREAAKSGVIAGSDMDMESYHYVEQLASLVKDGEVDEALITDAARRILKVKFELGLFEDPYKYCSVEREKETIYNPKFKKDVLDMAKKSIVLLKNENNTLPLISSGLNIAVIGALADDKTSPLGNWRIAADDGTAVSVLEGLNAYNKNNYTYSKGADVVTGEKRFTRELTINNTDKSGFSKAIATAKSADVVIMVLGEHGLQSGEGRSRTRLDLPGVQQDLLEEVYKVNPNIVLVLQNGRPLALPWADEHIPAILEAWHLGSESGNAIAEILYGDYNPSGKLPMTFPRHVGQVPIYYNHKSTGRPKLPSPGEVFWSHYTDEKHTPLYLFGFGLSYTTFDFEELTIDNSYTENKTVSVSVKVTNTGRKSGKVTTQLYLQDEFASVTRPVRELKAFEQVDLNPGESRVLSFQLQDKELGFYNNEGEFLIEEGGFQVYVGEDSQAQLSNSFEL, encoded by the coding sequence ATGAAGTATTTACGATTGATGTATTTGGGGCTTGTGGTATTGTTTTTAGCATGCCAACACTCTCCAAACAGTGAAAAAGACGCCTCAAAAGAAATAGATCAACAGGTCGATGAACTCCTTTCTAAAATGACTTTAGAGGAGAAAATCGGTCAGATGAATCAATATTCTGGCTTTATGGACTTTACAGGTCCTCAACCCAATGAAGGAAAAGCGGCCAATAAGTTAGAACAGATTAAAAAAGGTTTGGTTGGTTCGATGCTAAACGTTCATGGAGTAGAAAACATAAAGGCTGTTCAAAAAATAGCAGTTGAAGAAAGCAGATTGGGGATTCCGCTAATTTTTGGCTTCGACGTGATTCATGGATATAAGACTGTAAGCCCTATTCCTCTTGCTGAAGCGGCAAGTTGGGATTTAAAAGCCATCCAAAGATCTGCAGAAGTTGCAGCAGAAGAAGCTTCAGCGGCGGGAATTAATTGGACGTTTGCACCCATGGTTGATATTTCTAGAGACGCCCGTTGGGGCCGTGTCATGGAAGGAGCTGGTGAAGACCCCTTTTTAGGAAGTGAAATTGCTAAAGCTAGAATACAAGGGTTTCAAGGTGATGATTTATCTGCTGTTAACACGGTTGCAGCTACTGCAAAACATTTTGCAGCCTATGGTTTTGCTGAGGCAGGTAGAGAATATAACACAGTAGATATTGGAACTTCAACTCTTTATAATGTGGTGTTCCCCCCTTTTCGAGCTTCTTTAGAAGCAGAGGTAAAGACAGTGATGAACGCTTTTAATGTGGTTAATGGGATTCCTTCTACTGGAGATAAATTTCTGCTAAGAGATATCCTTAAAGGGAAATGGAATTTTCAAGGCTTTGTGGTTTCAGACTGGGATTCCGTAGGTGAAATGGTTGCGCATGGTTTTGCAAAAAATGGCCGTGAAGCAGCTAAGTCAGGAGTCATTGCAGGATCCGATATGGATATGGAATCCTACCACTATGTAGAGCAATTGGCTAGCCTTGTTAAGGATGGTGAAGTCGACGAAGCACTTATCACTGATGCTGCACGTCGTATTCTGAAAGTTAAATTCGAATTAGGTCTTTTTGAAGATCCCTATAAATATTGTTCAGTAGAAAGGGAAAAGGAAACAATTTACAATCCAAAATTCAAAAAAGATGTTTTGGATATGGCTAAAAAATCAATTGTTCTCTTAAAAAATGAGAACAATACGTTACCTCTAATATCTTCAGGACTAAACATTGCAGTAATTGGAGCTTTAGCTGATGATAAAACGTCTCCTTTGGGAAATTGGAGAATCGCTGCAGATGATGGCACTGCTGTTTCTGTTTTAGAAGGATTAAATGCGTATAATAAAAACAATTATACTTATTCTAAAGGTGCAGATGTGGTTACGGGTGAAAAGCGATTTACCAGAGAGCTAACTATAAACAACACCGATAAAAGTGGTTTTTCTAAGGCTATTGCTACAGCTAAATCTGCAGATGTAGTCATCATGGTTTTAGGAGAGCATGGTTTACAGAGCGGAGAAGGCCGAAGCAGAACTCGATTGGATTTACCAGGAGTACAACAAGACCTTTTAGAGGAAGTGTATAAGGTAAACCCCAATATTGTCTTGGTTTTACAAAATGGAAGACCTTTAGCTTTACCTTGGGCAGATGAGCACATTCCCGCTATATTAGAAGCATGGCATTTAGGATCTGAAAGTGGTAACGCTATTGCTGAAATCCTTTATGGAGATTACAATCCTAGTGGAAAATTACCGATGACGTTTCCGCGTCATGTCGGGCAAGTTCCTATTTATTACAACCATAAATCGACCGGCAGACCTAAGCTCCCCTCTCCTGGAGAAGTATTTTGGTCACATTACACCGATGAAAAGCACACGCCCTTATATCTTTTTGGATTTGGATTAAGTTATACCACTTTTGATTTTGAGGAGTTAACAATTGATAATTCATATACAGAAAACAAAACAGTAAGTGTTTCAGTAAAGGTGACTAACACGGGGCGAAAATCAGGAAAAGTCACTACACAACTTTATCTGCAGGATGAATTTGCAAGCGTCACTAGACCCGTTAGAGAATTAAAAGCTTTTGAACAGGTGGACCTAAACCCGGGAGAAAGTAGGGTTTTAAGCTTCCAACTTCAAGATAAAGAGCTTGGATTTTATAACAACGAAGGTGAATTTTTAATAGAAGAAGGTGGTTTCCAAGTTTATGTTGGTGAAGACTCTCAAGCTCAGCTTTCAAATTCTTTTGAACTTTAA